The following are from one region of the Salvia splendens isolate huo1 chromosome 2, SspV2, whole genome shotgun sequence genome:
- the LOC121771789 gene encoding uncharacterized protein LOC121771789, whose amino-acid sequence MGNAAPRCLPDAGGRVILSDGGVVTYDEPLTAAELMLEHPQHVVVEFKPIASGKKAAPLPADQKLEIRKTYLMLRIRKGKPIQLSSEEARRLIFGNNAGIKSNALLSCTGLVPLVARILPAIGGRRGCGVERRKLPVSSDEVEEERLDCFAEILEGRPEFLSRQISGKGWKPSLDPIREKAVKPKVGNWVIL is encoded by the coding sequence ATGGGGAACGCTGCCCCCCGCTGCCTACCTGACGCCGGCGGACGAGTGATCCTCTCCGACGGCGGCGTGGTCACCTACGACGAGCCCCTCACCGCGGCGGAGCTCATGCTGGAGCACCCGCAGCATGTGGTGGTGGAATTCAAGCCGATCGCCAGCGGGAAAAAGGCGGCGCCGCTTCCGGCGGATCAGAAGCTGGAGATCAGGAAAACCTACCTGATGCTCCGGATCAGGAAGGGCAAGCCGATCCAGCTGTCGTCGGAGGAAGCTCGGAGATTGATCTTCGGCAACAACGCCGGGATCAAATCGAACGCGCTGCTGTCGTGCACTGGTCTCGTGCCGCTGGTCGCGCGGATTTTGCCGGCGATCGGAGGGAGGAGAGGCTGCGGAGTGGAGAGGAGGAAGCTCCCGGTAAGTTCGGATGAGGTGGAAGAGGAGAGATTGGATTGCTTTGCGGAGATATTGGAGGGAAGGCCGGAGTTTCTGAGCAGGCAGATTTCGGGGAAGGGATGGAAGCCGAGTTTGGATCCGATTAGGGAGAAAGCGGTTAAACCCAAAGTTGGGAATTGGGTTATTCTCTAA